One genomic segment of Vulpes vulpes isolate BD-2025 chromosome 2, VulVul3, whole genome shotgun sequence includes these proteins:
- the YTHDF2 gene encoding YTH domain-containing family protein 2 → MSASSLLEQRPKGQGNKVQNGSVHQKDGLNDDDFEPYLSPQARPNNAYTAMSDSYLPSYYSPSIGFSYSLGEAAWSTGGDTAMPYLTSYGQLSNGEPHFLPDAMFGQPGALGSTPFLGQHGFNFFPSGIDFSAWGNNSSQGQSTQSSGYSSNYAYAPSSLGGAMIDGQSAFASETLNKAPGMNTIDQGMAALKLGSTEVASNVPKVVGSAVGSGSITGNIVASNSLPPATIAPPKPASWADIASKPAKQQPKLKTKNGIAGSSLPPPPIKHNMDIGTWDNKGPVAKAPSQALVQNIGQQPTQGSPQPVGQQANNSPPVAQASVGQQTQPLPPPPPQPAQLSVQQQATQPTRWVAPRNRGSGFGHNGVDGNGVGQSQAGSGSTPSEPHPVLEKLRSINNYNPKDFDWNLKHGRVFIIKSYSEDDIHRSIKYNIWCSTEHGNKRLDAAYRSMNGKGPVYLLFSVNGSGHFCGVAEMKSAVDYNTCAGVWSQDKWKGRFDVRWIFVKDVPNSQLRHIRLENNENKPVTNSRDTQEVPLEKAKQVLKIIASYKHTTSIFDDFSHYEKRQEEEESVKKERQGRGK, encoded by the exons ATGTCGGCCAGCAGCCTCTTGGAGCAG AGACCAAAAGGTCAAGGAAACAAAG tACAAAATGGATCTGTACATCAAAAGGATGGATTAAATGATGATGATTTTGAACCTTACTTGAGTCCACAGGCAAGGCCC aaTAATGCATATACTGCCATGTCAGATTCCTACTTACCCAGTTACTACAGTCCCTCCATTGGCTTCTCCTATTCTTTGGGTGAAGCTGCTTGGTCTACTGGGGGTGATACAGCCATGCCCTATCTAACTTCTTATGGACAGCTGAGCAACGGAGAGCCTCATTTCCTACCAGATGCAATGTTTGGACAACCAGGAGCCCTAGGTAGCACTCCATTTCTTGGTCAGCatggttttaatttctttcccaGTGGGATTGACTTCTCAGCTTGGGGAAATAACAGTTCTCAGGGACAGTCTACTCAGAGCTCTGGATATAGTAGCAATTATGCTTATGCACCTAGCTCCTTAGGTGGAGCCATGATCGATGGACAGTCAGCTTTTGCCAGTGAGACCCTCAATAAGGCTCCTGGCATGAATACAATAGACCAAGGGATGGCAGCACTGAAGTTGGGTAGCACAGAAGTTGCAAGCAATGTTCCAAAAGTTGTAGGTTCTGCAGTTGGTAGTGGGTCCATTACTGGTAACATCGTGGCTTCCAATAGTTTGCCTCCAGCTACTATTGCTCCTCCAAAACCAGCATCTTGGGCTGATATTGCTAGCAAGCCTGCGAAACAGCAACCTAAGTTGAAGACCAAGAATGGCATTGCAGGGTCAAGTCTTCCACCACCCCCAATAAAGCATAATATGGATATTGGAACTTGGGATAACAAGGGTCCTGTTGCAAAAGCCCCCTCACAGGCTTTGGTTCAGAATATAGGTCAGCAGCCAACCCAGGGGTCTCCCCAGCCTGTAGGTCAGCAGGCCAACAATAGCCCACCAGTGGCTCAGGCATCAGTGGGGCAACAGACACAGCCattgcccccacctccaccacagCCTGCGCAGCTCTCAGTCCAGCAACAGGCAACTCAGCCAACCCGCTGGGTAGCACCTCGGAACCGTGGCAGTGGGTTCGGTCATAATGGGGTTGATGGTAATGGAGTAGGACAGTCTCAGGCTGGATCTGGATCTACTCCTTCAGAACCTCACCCAGTGTTGGAGAAGCTGCGGTCCATTAATAACTATAACCCCAAGGATTTTGACTGGAATCTGAAACATGGCCGGGTTTTCATCATTAAGAGCTACTCTGAGGACGATATCCACCGTTCCATTAAGTATAATATCTGGTGCAGCACAGAGCACGGTAACAAGAGACTGGATGCTGCTTATCGCTCCATGAACGGGAAAGGCCCCGTTTACTTACTTTTCAGTGTCAACGGCAGTGGACACTTCTGTGGCGTTGCAGAAATGAAATCTGCTGTGGACTACAACACATGTGCAGGTGTGTGGTCCCAGGACAAATGGAAGGGTCGTTTTGATGTCAGGTGGATTTTTGTGAAGGACGTTCCCAATAGCCAACTGCGACACATTCGCCTAGAGAACAACGAGAATAAACCAGTGACCAACTCCAGGGACACTCAGGAAGTGCCTCTGGAAAAGGCTAAGCAGGTGTTGAAAATCATAGCCAGCTACAAGCACACCACTTCGATTTTTGATGACTTCTCACACTATGAGAAACgccaagaggaagaagaaagtgttAAAAAG GAACGTCAAGGTCGTGGCAAATAA